One stretch of Bombina bombina isolate aBomBom1 chromosome 7, aBomBom1.pri, whole genome shotgun sequence DNA includes these proteins:
- the LOC128665867 gene encoding toll-like receptor 5 encodes MFLYSAFLFLLSLPFCTPSNSSSCTSYLFLYTCQARSVFSIPFVPPETRILLLPFNHISSISQNSFPWLPHLKTINLGSQISSGTFSVGESAFFNVSNVKTLDLADNRKMQLHPRAFQGLTKLEVLLLYSNGLDESVLQSDLFKDLISLRMLDLSFNQIRRLRPDPSFQKLSSLSSILLKLNKINFLCGDDLQNLHVRKLEVLDLSSNPLQFFYGTCTNPFKNISLGTLDVSSIAWNEESVKNFTNIISGTQVNYIKMKHAGALGSNFGFNNLRDPNEDTFSGLNASGINMFELSNGFISKLVPHVFSSFHQLLSLDLSSNKINKLLPGAFYGLEQLVSLNLSGNLLGEVFISSFQGLAPNALKALDLSSNHIGVIQYRALDWLVSLESLNLRDNALTKIPLVTLPKVTLILLAQNRISHTFGLSTFIPHAIILDLEGNRLTDLRSLWEILEIKSLQYLLLGKNRISKCFTVQTSKNNSDLIYLDLSDNFLGSIWNNDQCGDIFKYLGKLVFLNLARNQISSMPEELLQSMSSLQTLDLSGNKLRRLNSGLLINLTSLKTLNLGNNNLVTLSSFNLEPLHALERIDLSEVTFVCHCSLKDLWHWMENKHISVESSNIKCIQSSLPFSETPLLEYLENCA; translated from the coding sequence ATGTTTCTATACTCTGCCTTCCTGTTTCTTTTGTCCCTTCCCTTTTGTACCCCCTCTAATTCTTCTAGCTGTACTTCATATCTGTTTCTATATACCTGCCAGGCTCGAAGCGTATTTTCTATTCCTTTTGTTCCACCTGAAACCCGCATTCTCCTCCTTCCCTTCAACCACATTTCCTCTATCTCGCAAAACTCTTTTCCATGGCTTCCCCACCTGAAGACTATAAACTTGGGTTCAcaaatttcttctggcaccttttcagtTGGAGAATCTGCTTTCTTCAATGTATCTAACGTGAAAACTCTTGACCTGGCAGACAACCGCAAAATGCAACTCCATCCCAGAGCATTCCAGGGCTTGACCAAGCTAGAAGTACTTTTGCTGTATTCCAATGGACTTGATGAATCTGTTTTGCAATCTGACCTCTTTAAGGATCTTATTTCCCTACGCATGCTGGACCTCTCCTTTAACCAAATCCGCAGGCTACGGCCTGACCCCAGTTTCCAAAAATTAAGCTCACTATCCTCCATTTTACTGAAACTCAACAAAATAAATTTTCTGTGTGGAGATGATCTCCAGAACCTACATGTAAGAAAGCTAGAGGTCCTTGACCTGTCATCAAATCCACTACAATTCTTCTATGGGACTTGCACAAACCCTTTTAAGAACATTAGTCTGGGTACCTTAGATGTCTCCTCAATAGCTTGGAATGAAGAGAGTGTTAAAAATTTCACCAACATAATTTCTGGGACTCAGGTGAATTATATCAAAATGAAGCATGCTGGTGCACTGGGAAGCAATTTTGGTTTCAATAATCTTAGGGATCCAAATGAAGACACATTCTCCGGCCTTAATGCAAGCGGCATCAACATGTTTGAACTTTCCAATGGCTTTATTTCCAAACTGGTCCCTCATGTATTTTCTTCATTTCACCAGCTTTTGTCCCTTGACCTCTCCTCTAATAAAATCAATAAACTCTTGCCTGGAGCATTTTATGGACTTGAACAACTGGTGAGTCTTAACCTTTCTGGTAATCTCCTGGGGGAAGTCTTCATCTCGAGTTTTCAGGGTTTAGCACCCAATGCCCTTAAAGCCCTGGACCTCAGTTCCAACCACATTGGAGTAATTCAATATAGAGCTTTGGATTGGCTTGTTTCCCTGGAATCACTAAACTTAAGAGACAATGCACTAACTAAAATACCATTGGTAACACTTCCCAAAGTAACTCTTATTTTGCTAGCACAGAATCGGATCTCACACACATTTGGCCTCTCTACTTTTATCCCTCATGCAATAATTTTAGACCTTGAAGGTAATCGTTTAACAGACCTCAGGTCCCTATGGGAGATTCTAGAGATAAAATCTCTGCAGTACCTTTTATTGGGCAAAAACCGTATCTCAAAATGTTTCACTGTCCAAACTTCTAAAAACAACAGTGATCTTATCTATTTGGATCTCTCAGACAATTTTCTGGGAAGCATATGGAATAATGATCAATGTGGAGACATTTTCAAGTATCTTGGAAAACTTGTATTCCTTAACCTTGCCAGAAACCAAATCTCTTCCATGCCTGAAGAATTGTTGCAGAGTATGTCAAGTCTTCAGACCTTGGATTTATCAGGGAACAAGCTTAGGCGCCTCAATAGTGGACTGTTAATTAACCTCACATCGCTGAAAACCCTGAATTTAGGCAATAACAACCTTGTCACTTTGTCGTCTTTTAATCTGGAGCCACTGCACGCCCTTGAGAGAATTGACTTGTCTGAAGTGACATTTGTGTGTCACTGTAGTCTGAAGGATTTATGGCACTGGATGGAGAATAAACATATCAGTGTAGAGAGCAGTAATATAAAATGCATCCAGTCTTCTCTGCCTTTTTCAGAGACACCGCTCTTGGAATATTTGGAGAACTGTGCATAG